Genomic window (Marinobacter panjinensis):
AGGGGCACCCGCTATCCTGATCCGGTTCAGGCGGCCATACTGGCAGAAGAGGCCGGGGCTGATGGCATTACCATTCATCCCCGGGAGGACCGCCGCCACATCCAGGATCGGGATGTACTGCTGCTCAAGGAAATACTGACCACCAAGATGAACCTGGAAATGGCGGTTACGGACGCCATGCTGGCCTTTGCTGAACAGGTGCGCCCGGAATGCGTATGCCTGGTGCCGGAAAAGCGCGAGGAGCTGACCACGGAGGGCGGGCTCGATGTGGACGGCCAGGAAGCCCGTGTCGCCAAGGCTTGCGAGCGGTTGGCAAGGATCGGCACAGAGGTGTCCCTGTTTATTGACCCGGACATTGCACAGATCGATGCCGCTGTCCGGTGCGGTGCGCCGGTGGTGGAGCTCCACACGGGCGAATATGCCGAAGCTGCTACGCCAGACGCTGAAAATGCCGCATTTGATACCCTGGTGACTGCGGTTGAGCATGCCCGGAAAAAGGGCCTGATTGTGAATGCCGGTCATGGCCTTCACTACCATAATACCGAACGCGTTGCGGCCATCGGCGGCATCAACGAGCTGAACATTGGCCATGCCATCATTGCGAGGGCTGTTTTCACTGGTCTGAAAGAAGCGGTCAGGGACATGAAGGCCATCCTGGTAGGCGCCCGCGGGTAAGCGGGCGCCTCACACACTTCAATCTGCAGTAGCCTGCTGATTTTGCTGGCGGAAAAGTTGCTGCCAGTCGGTCTGTTCACTCCAGGTTTGCAGGCGCTCCATGGCAACGAGCAACTGGCCTTTCTGGTATTCGGCATCCGGTGAGGCGCATTTCAACGCCGTTTCCAACTGGTTGGCGGCGCCTCGCAGTTCCGGTACTCCGCAGTATCGGGTGGCGCCGTGCAGTTTATGCACGCACTCCAGTAATTCTTCCCGCTCACCGTTTTCCCAGAGCCTGTTCACGCGGTCCAGATCTGCGCGAATCTGCTCAACCAGCATGCTGAACAATTCCTCTGCCAGGTCTGCTTTGCCGGCAGCCAACTGGATGCTCTCGGCGATGCTGACGCAATCCGGCTGTTTCTTGCGGGTGGAGGGGCGCAGTGCCCGGCGGGTATCGCGAACCTCCGGTACAGGCAAATATCCGGTCGCGGATTCTGCATCGCAGCTATACCCGGTGTAGTCGTAGATAATGTCGATCAGCTGGCTGTTACTGATCGGTTTGGCGAGATACCCGTCGAATCCCTGGCGCGAGAGCCGGTCCTGCTCTTCTGCCAGCGCATGGGCGGTGAGGGCAATGATACGGGTGCGATGGCTGTTGCCATCAAGGCCCCGCAGTCTTTCAGTGGTCTCGACGCCATCCATTCCCGGCATCTGCAGGTCCATGAAAACCAGATCAAACGGCTTCTGCCGTGCCTTGCTGAGGGCTTCGAAACCACTGCTGGCACCCTCGGCTTCAATCCGGCAGTCGTGTAACAGGGTCAGAACCAGTTTCAGGTTGGCGTCGTTATCGTCCACGGCCAGCACCCGCGGTACCCGGCCAGACCGTTGGGCTGTCGCCCGTGCCTCGGCCGGCACCGGAAGCTGTCGCTGTCCGCTGCTTATACCGTGTACCAGTAACAACAGCTCATCGTAGAGGGAGTCACGGCATACCGGCTTGGTAAGGTGGCCGCTGGCCAGGCCGGAGAGCGGTGTGTCATGTGTATCCAGCGTCGGGGTCAGCAATAGAGTGCGGCAGTCTCTCTCCAGTTCCAGGGTCCGTACCAGCGAGCAGTACTGGCTGGAGTTAAGTAGATGCCGGGTGATGCCGAGGAGGGCAATGGCGTAACCGGATTGTGCTCTCTGGGCCTCCTCGATCTGCTCCTGCATGGCGCCTGGCGAGGCAACCCGGTCTACCGTCATGCCCCATTCCCGTAGCAGGTGTTCTACTGCCAGACCAGTGGTTTTCTGTTGCTCCAGATAGATAACCCGCTCGCCGCGCAGGGCGTCTTTCGGTGCGATAGCCTCTCCGGTGGAGGACATCTCCGATGTCAGGGTAAACCAGAAGGTGGAGCCCTTGCCGAGTTCGCTTTCCAGGCCAATCTTGCCGCCCATTTCCTCGACCAGGCGCTTGGAAATGGCGAGTCCGAGACCGGTGCCACCATACTGCCGGGCGGTGGAGGCGTCCGCCTGGCTGAAGGCATTGAAGAGGGACTGCTGCTGGGCCCGGGAAAGGCCAACGCCGGAGTCGGTAATGCTCAGCCGCAGGGTCATCCGGTTACCTTCCTTGTCTTCTTCCTCCAGGCTGGCCCGTAAAACCACTTCACCGGTCTGGGTGAACTTGATGGCGTTGTTGACCAGATTGGTGATCACCTGCTTTACCCGCAGCGGGTCACCCATGATGTTGTCCGGTACATCGTTGTAAACCAGTGATACCAGGTCCAGATTCTTGCCATGGGCTGCCGGAGCCAGCATGACCATGACTTCCTCGACAATGTCACGGAGCTGGAAAGGAATGCGGTCGAGAATCAGTTTGCCGGCCTCGATTTTGGAGAAATCGAGAATATCGTTGATGATCGTCAGCAGGATTTCCGACGACTTGCGGATGGTACTCAGGTGGTCCCGCTGCTGGCGGGGCAGGGGGCTTTTCAGCAGCAGCTCGGTAAAGCCGATAATGCCGTTCAGGGGCGTGCGGATCTCGTGGGACATGTTGGCCAGGAATTCCGATTTTATGCGGCTGGCTTCAAGTGCTTCCTTGCGGGCAAAATCCAGTTCGATGTTCTGGATTTCGATGGTCTCCAGGGTTTCCCGCAGGTCTTCCGTGGCCTGGTCAATGTTCTGCTGCATCTCGGCCTGGGCGTTGCTCAGCTCCCCGGCCATGGCGTTCAGGCCCGATTCCAGTTGCTCGAATTCCGGGCCGGCGCCGGTATAGACACGGGTATCGAGTTTGCCTTCCTTGAGCCTGGCCACCGCTTCGTTGAGTTCGAACACCGGGTCCGTGAAGGCGCGGCTGAGGCGCAGTGCGATCACCAGGCTGAGGAGAACCCCGCCCAGCACCAACAGCAGAGAAATCAGCAGTGCCTTGTAGGTTTCCTTCTCGGTACGAACATGTGACATCTCCACCGTGACCCAGCCAATCGGCTTCTTGCCACTGCCCACACTCTGGCGGGAATCCGGCGCCAGCATGCTTTCAATCATCAGATCCTGCAGGTAAACCGGAGTGACAAATACCGTGCTGTCCGGTCTGCTGATCTGCCTGGCTTCGTCGCCGGTCAGGGCTTCCTTGGCGACGTCATCGGAGCTGCCAGGGCCGGTGTGGAGCAGCCGGCTATGCTCACTGTCGAAGAAGGTAATGGAACGAACGTCCTGCTCTTCCAGCAGGGCGTTGGAAAGGCTGCTCAGGAGGCTGCGATTGGCAGTGAAAAGGCCATACTCCGACCCGGCAGACAGTTGCCGCGAAAGGGATTCGCCACGATCCTTGAGCAGGTTTTCAATATTGTTGACCCAGCTGTAGGTAAAGAAAAGTCCCAGCATCAGGGTGGTCAGAAGGGTGGGGACGAGCGTCACCACAAGTACTTTTTTGCGTATGCCCCAGCGCCGCATAGTGTGTTCCCGATTGACTTCGCCGGCCGGATATCCGGCATTCTTCCCTGTCAGAATAGATGATTCCAACCAATCTGGCCGTGTTAGAGCTCCCGGATATAGCCCGCAGTCATGGATATAGCGAGAAGCTGTATTGGGAGGCAGCGGATATTCCGCGTATCATGCGAACCCGGAGTGTACCACAGGCTTGTGTTGTCGGCGTTAATGGCTGGCCGCGGGTTGCGGAAGATTTGAAGAAGGTAAAAGCATGCATTTCCCGACCATAGAAGATTACGTAGGGCATACGCCCCTTGTCAGGTTGCAAAGGCTTCCCGGTAAGACCAGCAACGTGATTCTGGCAAAGCTGGAAGGCAACAACCCGGCAGGTTCAGTGAAAGACCGCCCCGCGATCAGCATGATTCAGGAAGCGGAACGGCGCGGTGAAATAAAGCCTGGTGATACGCTGATTGAGGCCACCAGTGGTAACACCGGTATCGCGCTGGCAATGGCGGCGGCGATAAAGGGTTATCGCATGGTACTGATCATGCCCGAGAACGCGAGCGAAGAGCGCCGGGCCTCCATGCGGGCCTACGGCGCCGAGATCGTCAGTGTTACTAAAGAGGGTGGCATGGAAAGCGCTCGGGATCTGGCTCAGAAAATGGAGGCGGAAGGCAAGGGCAAGGTACTGGACCAGTTTGCCAACCAGGACAACCCGCTGGCGCATTACCGCACTACCGGCCCGGAAATCTGGGAGCAGACCGGGGGCAGGGTCACCCATTTTGTCAGCTCCATGGGCACTACCGGGACCATCATGGGTGTCTCCCGATATCTCAAAGAGCGCAATCCCGATATCCGCATAGTAGGCCTGCAGCCAAAAGAAGGTGCATCCATACCGGGTATCCGTCGCTGGCCGGAAGCCTACCTGCCGAAAATCTACGATGCTTCCCGCGTCGACACCGTGCTGGATATTGGCCAGCAGGAAGCCGAAGACACCATGCGTGCACTGGCCAGTGAAGAAGGCATCTTCTGTGGCGTTTCCTCCGGTGGCTCCATTGCCGCGGCACTGAAACTGTCTGCACAGGTTGAAAACGCGGTGATCGTGGCCATTATCTGTGACCGGGGCGACCGTTACCTGTCTACCGGTGTGTTTCCCGGCGCCTGAATTAACCAAGACCAGACCCCAGCAAGAGACGTCCTATGAGCAGAAGACGCAGGAAAGTCCTGCCCACCGAGCCGGTGCGTTGTGTTATTGAAACCCTGAGTCACGACGGCCGCGGTATCTCCCGTGACAATGGCAAGGCCCAGTTTGTGGACGGAGCGCTTCCGGGTGAGACGGTGATGGCCAAGGTGATCAGCTCACGCAGCAAGTTTGACGAACTGCGGACAGTCGAGGTGCTGGAAGCCGGTGAAGGCCGGATTACGCCACCCTGCGAGTTTGCGGACCTGTGCGGAGGCTGCAGCCTGCAGCACATGGACAGCGATGCCCAGATCCGGTTCAAGGAAGACACCCTGCGGGAACACTTTGCCCATTTCGGGGGCATCGAGCCGGAAGAGTGGGTGCCCCCCATGCGCTCACCGGCACTTGGCTATCGTCGCAAAGCCAGGCTGGGCGTGAAGTATGTGCCGGCACGGGAATCGGTCCTGGTGGGGTTTCGTGAAAAACGCAACAGCTTCCTGACCGATATCGACCGTTGTGTGGTTCTGGACCCGCGTATTGGTGATCGCATTACCCCGCTGCGGGAAATGCTCCATGGCCTGGAGGCCTATCGGCGCATTCCCCAGGTAGAAGTGGCCTGTGGGGACCAGGAGGCTGCAATGGTGTTCCGCAACATGGACCCCTTGAGTGAATCAGACACCGCAGCGCTGATCCGCTTCGGCCAGGCCCATGAATTGCATATCTACCTGCAGCCGAAAGGGCCGGATACGGTGCACAGAATCTGGCCGGATTCCGGCGAGGAACGTCTGTCCTATCGCATGGAAGAATTCGACCTGACCATGAAGTTTCATCCCATGGACTTTACCCAGGTCAATGCAGGGATCAATCGCACCATGGTACACAGGGCCGTGGAGTGGCTGGACATCCAGCCTGGCGAGCGGGTGCTCGACCTTTTCTGCGGGCTGGGGAATTTTACCCTGCCGTTGGCGCGTCGTGCCGCTCAGGTGGTTGGCGTGGAAGGCGATGAGGCCATGGTGGTTCGTGGTCGGGAAAATGCGGAACTCAACGGGCTTTCGAATGTCGCATTCCACGGTGCTGACCTGCAGGCGGATTTTACGGCACAGCCGTGGGCGGCAGAGGGGTTCGACAAGATCCTGATTGATCCGCCACGTTCCGGCGCCCAGGAGGTTTGTGAATACCTGACCGCTTTCGGCGCCAAACGGATCGTGTATGTTTCCTGCAACCCGGCCACGCTGGCCAGGGACGCAGGGGTTATGGTGCGAAATGGTTACCGGCTGGTGAGGTCGGGTGTTATGGACATGTTTCCCCACACCACGCACGTTGAATCCATGGCAATGTTCGAACGCGTGGATAACTGATGAACTTTGGTGCCGGTCACGGATGGCCGGATAAGCGACCAGGAAGAACAAGAGCGA
Coding sequences:
- the pdxJ gene encoding pyridoxine 5'-phosphate synthase; the protein is MNPSPTNPRVLLGVNIDHVATLRQARGTRYPDPVQAAILAEEAGADGITIHPREDRRHIQDRDVLLLKEILTTKMNLEMAVTDAMLAFAEQVRPECVCLVPEKREELTTEGGLDVDGQEARVAKACERLARIGTEVSLFIDPDIAQIDAAVRCGAPVVELHTGEYAEAATPDAENAAFDTLVTAVEHARKKGLIVNAGHGLHYHNTERVAAIGGINELNIGHAIIARAVFTGLKEAVRDMKAILVGARG
- the cysM gene encoding cysteine synthase CysM; this encodes MHFPTIEDYVGHTPLVRLQRLPGKTSNVILAKLEGNNPAGSVKDRPAISMIQEAERRGEIKPGDTLIEATSGNTGIALAMAAAIKGYRMVLIMPENASEERRASMRAYGAEIVSVTKEGGMESARDLAQKMEAEGKGKVLDQFANQDNPLAHYRTTGPEIWEQTGGRVTHFVSSMGTTGTIMGVSRYLKERNPDIRIVGLQPKEGASIPGIRRWPEAYLPKIYDASRVDTVLDIGQQEAEDTMRALASEEGIFCGVSSGGSIAAALKLSAQVENAVIVAIICDRGDRYLSTGVFPGA
- a CDS encoding ATP-binding protein, giving the protein MRRWGIRKKVLVVTLVPTLLTTLMLGLFFTYSWVNNIENLLKDRGESLSRQLSAGSEYGLFTANRSLLSSLSNALLEEQDVRSITFFDSEHSRLLHTGPGSSDDVAKEALTGDEARQISRPDSTVFVTPVYLQDLMIESMLAPDSRQSVGSGKKPIGWVTVEMSHVRTEKETYKALLISLLLVLGGVLLSLVIALRLSRAFTDPVFELNEAVARLKEGKLDTRVYTGAGPEFEQLESGLNAMAGELSNAQAEMQQNIDQATEDLRETLETIEIQNIELDFARKEALEASRIKSEFLANMSHEIRTPLNGIIGFTELLLKSPLPRQQRDHLSTIRKSSEILLTIINDILDFSKIEAGKLILDRIPFQLRDIVEEVMVMLAPAAHGKNLDLVSLVYNDVPDNIMGDPLRVKQVITNLVNNAIKFTQTGEVVLRASLEEEDKEGNRMTLRLSITDSGVGLSRAQQQSLFNAFSQADASTARQYGGTGLGLAISKRLVEEMGGKIGLESELGKGSTFWFTLTSEMSSTGEAIAPKDALRGERVIYLEQQKTTGLAVEHLLREWGMTVDRVASPGAMQEQIEEAQRAQSGYAIALLGITRHLLNSSQYCSLVRTLELERDCRTLLLTPTLDTHDTPLSGLASGHLTKPVCRDSLYDELLLLVHGISSGQRQLPVPAEARATAQRSGRVPRVLAVDDNDANLKLVLTLLHDCRIEAEGASSGFEALSKARQKPFDLVFMDLQMPGMDGVETTERLRGLDGNSHRTRIIALTAHALAEEQDRLSRQGFDGYLAKPISNSQLIDIIYDYTGYSCDAESATGYLPVPEVRDTRRALRPSTRKKQPDCVSIAESIQLAAGKADLAEELFSMLVEQIRADLDRVNRLWENGEREELLECVHKLHGATRYCGVPELRGAANQLETALKCASPDAEYQKGQLLVAMERLQTWSEQTDWQQLFRQQNQQATAD
- the rlmD gene encoding 23S rRNA (uracil(1939)-C(5))-methyltransferase RlmD, which gives rise to MSRRRRKVLPTEPVRCVIETLSHDGRGISRDNGKAQFVDGALPGETVMAKVISSRSKFDELRTVEVLEAGEGRITPPCEFADLCGGCSLQHMDSDAQIRFKEDTLREHFAHFGGIEPEEWVPPMRSPALGYRRKARLGVKYVPARESVLVGFREKRNSFLTDIDRCVVLDPRIGDRITPLREMLHGLEAYRRIPQVEVACGDQEAAMVFRNMDPLSESDTAALIRFGQAHELHIYLQPKGPDTVHRIWPDSGEERLSYRMEEFDLTMKFHPMDFTQVNAGINRTMVHRAVEWLDIQPGERVLDLFCGLGNFTLPLARRAAQVVGVEGDEAMVVRGRENAELNGLSNVAFHGADLQADFTAQPWAAEGFDKILIDPPRSGAQEVCEYLTAFGAKRIVYVSCNPATLARDAGVMVRNGYRLVRSGVMDMFPHTTHVESMAMFERVDN